A genomic window from Acidobacteriota bacterium includes:
- a CDS encoding site-specific integrase — MAAAARSNRAHLVVLLGGEAGMRCGEIMALGWGDVNFRKEQICVERSDWRGYVTTTKGGRLRYVPMTARLAAALRAHRHLRSERVLCQEGGQSLTQKIVQVYVRRAARRAQLPRSGVHMLRHTFCSHLAMRGAPARAIQELAGHMDLGTTQRYMHLSPSAIDSAIRLLEAQPGVAGKNQP; from the coding sequence ATAGCGGCAGCCGCCAGATCAAACCGTGCCCATCTCGTCGTGCTGCTCGGTGGGGAGGCCGGCATGCGGTGCGGCGAGATCATGGCACTCGGATGGGGCGACGTGAACTTCCGAAAGGAGCAGATCTGCGTGGAGCGATCGGACTGGAGAGGCTACGTGACGACCACCAAAGGCGGCCGGTTGCGCTACGTGCCGATGACAGCCCGCCTCGCGGCGGCACTTCGAGCCCACAGGCATCTGCGGAGCGAACGCGTCCTCTGCCAGGAGGGCGGGCAATCGCTCACACAGAAGATCGTGCAGGTCTACGTGCGTCGCGCGGCGCGTCGTGCGCAATTGCCGCGGTCTGGCGTCCACATGCTCCGGCACACGTTCTGTTCACACTTGGCCATGCGCGGTGCGCCGGCTCGGGCGATCCAAGAACTGGCCGGCCACATGGACCTCGGCACAACGCAGCGGTACATGCACCTGAGTCCGTCGGCGATCGACAGCGCGATCAGGCTGCTCGAGGCCCAGCCCGGGGTGGCCGGAAAGAATCAACCATGA